The proteins below come from a single Pseudarthrobacter sp. SSS035 genomic window:
- the ligD gene encoding non-homologous end-joining DNA ligase: MNPSKTPAEILDIAGTEVRISSPDKVVFPEPGLTKLDLVRYYLAVADGALRGAGGRPMVLKRFPKGIDAEPFFQKRVPENHPDFIDTTTLHYASGTSAEEAVIRDAAGLAWVVNLGCLDLNPHPVRAEDLEHPDELRVDLDPMPGVDWVQIVDVAYVVREVLDDVGLVGWPKTSGSRGLHILVRIAPQWSFREVRLAAETLAREVENRAPGLATARWWKEERGESVFVDFNQNAKDRTVASAYSIRPLPDARVSTPLTWDEVRSIRPEQFTVRTVPGRFAEVGDPHAGIDDAVGTLDGLLALAAELGPAEKAPRSGDGSGRRLSLMPLIEVARTRTKPEALAALDEWKSRHADVTPTLHPADVLVDGMRGSSSLWYRVRVNLQHVPEPVRPPQEELIADYDPWAGKEWPGRPGS; this comes from the coding sequence ATGAACCCGTCGAAGACCCCGGCCGAGATCCTCGACATTGCCGGCACCGAGGTGCGCATCTCAAGTCCTGACAAGGTGGTTTTCCCCGAGCCTGGGCTGACGAAGCTCGACCTGGTCCGCTACTACCTCGCCGTCGCGGATGGTGCGCTGCGCGGCGCCGGCGGCCGGCCGATGGTGCTCAAGCGCTTCCCGAAGGGCATCGACGCTGAACCGTTCTTCCAAAAGCGCGTGCCCGAAAACCACCCCGACTTCATCGACACAACAACGCTGCACTACGCGTCCGGGACATCAGCCGAGGAGGCCGTCATCCGGGATGCCGCGGGCCTGGCGTGGGTGGTGAATCTTGGCTGCCTGGACCTCAACCCGCATCCCGTGCGCGCCGAGGACCTCGAACACCCGGACGAACTCCGGGTGGACCTCGATCCGATGCCGGGCGTTGACTGGGTCCAGATCGTTGATGTCGCGTATGTCGTACGGGAGGTGCTCGACGACGTCGGGCTGGTGGGGTGGCCGAAGACGAGCGGATCGCGCGGGCTGCATATCCTGGTGCGCATCGCGCCGCAGTGGTCGTTCCGCGAGGTGCGGCTCGCCGCCGAGACCCTCGCCCGCGAGGTCGAAAACCGCGCTCCCGGCCTCGCTACCGCGCGCTGGTGGAAGGAGGAGCGCGGCGAGAGTGTGTTCGTCGATTTCAACCAGAACGCAAAGGACCGGACCGTGGCATCCGCGTACTCGATCCGGCCCCTGCCCGATGCCCGGGTCTCGACGCCGCTCACCTGGGATGAGGTCCGCTCCATCCGGCCGGAGCAGTTCACGGTCCGCACGGTGCCCGGGCGCTTCGCCGAGGTGGGCGACCCCCACGCAGGCATCGACGACGCCGTCGGCACCCTCGATGGGCTGCTGGCTCTGGCGGCCGAGCTCGGCCCCGCTGAGAAGGCGCCCCGCAGCGGTGACGGCTCCGGCCGCCGGCTCTCGCTGATGCCGCTTATCGAGGTGGCCCGCACCAGGACCAAGCCCGAGGCGCTCGCGGCACTCGATGAGTGGAAGTCCCGGCATGCGGACGTCACCCCGACCCTGCACCCCGCCGATGTGCTCGTCGATGGGATGCGCGGATCAAGCTCACTCTGGTACCGGGTGCGGGTGAACCTGCAGCACGTCCCCGAACCGGTGCGTCCGCCACAGGAGGAACTCATCGCCGACTACGACCCGTGGGCCGGCAAGGAGTGGCCCGGGCGCCCGGGATCCTGA
- a CDS encoding three-helix bundle dimerization domain-containing protein yields MEDTEKHDTIAKVTALLAARYPDAPRPVVVRVVTEEYETLDAGRIRTYIPTLVEHGARNKLHREFSRRNRET; encoded by the coding sequence ATGGAAGATACGGAGAAGCACGACACCATCGCCAAAGTCACCGCCCTGCTCGCCGCACGCTATCCCGACGCACCCCGGCCGGTGGTCGTCCGGGTCGTCACAGAGGAATACGAAACGCTGGATGCCGGCCGGATCCGGACCTACATCCCGACCCTTGTCGAACACGGCGCCAGGAACAAACTCCACCGTGAGTTCTCCCGGCGGAACAGGGAAACCTGA
- a CDS encoding cation:proton antiporter, translating into MAPSPTVAVALDYFSFEAAEVPEVPPMHGLSTSMVLIALLAIAAPLAARFLDRVVRVPIVVFEIVLGIMLGPSLLGWIQPAQFTDTLADFGLAMLFFVAGNEIDFALIRGRPANRAAAGWVISLAAGIGAGLLLAPAPEAAVIIGVALCSTALGTLLPILRDAGESKSPIGIAVTALGAVGEFGPLIAISLFFSGRQLGPATAVLLGFVLLTGLAIYLASRARHSLLHSQVTRTLHTSGQFAVRSIIFILTVLVVLSMVLGLDMLLGAFAAGVLWKVAIARAPEPDRKVIEAKIDAIAFGFLVPVFFIDTGIDFDLRALTASPAALALVPLFLLLLLIIRGLPSLLAAPPKSSRADKRAIILFGATGLPIIVAVTGIGRDAGLLSGGIASALVGAGMLSVLLFPLLALRQHQRRPSGTPARQNESP; encoded by the coding sequence ATGGCGCCATCCCCAACAGTGGCGGTAGCTTTGGATTACTTTTCCTTCGAAGCAGCCGAGGTACCGGAGGTACCGCCGATGCATGGCTTGTCGACGTCAATGGTTCTGATCGCCTTGCTGGCTATCGCGGCGCCCCTTGCGGCCCGCTTCCTTGATCGGGTGGTCAGGGTGCCGATCGTGGTGTTCGAAATTGTCCTCGGAATCATGCTCGGCCCCAGCCTGTTGGGGTGGATCCAACCCGCCCAGTTCACGGATACGCTCGCCGATTTCGGCCTGGCCATGCTCTTCTTCGTTGCCGGTAACGAGATTGATTTCGCCCTCATCCGCGGCCGGCCCGCCAACCGTGCCGCTGCTGGCTGGGTCATTTCCTTGGCGGCAGGCATTGGCGCTGGCCTGCTCCTGGCCCCCGCACCGGAGGCGGCCGTGATCATCGGCGTCGCCTTGTGCTCCACAGCCCTGGGTACGCTGCTGCCGATCCTTCGCGACGCCGGCGAGTCGAAATCCCCGATCGGTATTGCGGTCACCGCACTGGGTGCGGTTGGGGAGTTCGGTCCCCTCATTGCGATCTCGCTGTTCTTTAGTGGCAGGCAGTTGGGACCGGCAACAGCGGTACTTCTCGGGTTTGTCCTCCTGACCGGTCTGGCGATTTATCTCGCGTCGCGCGCACGGCACTCTCTGCTCCACTCCCAGGTCACCAGGACCCTCCACACCAGCGGCCAGTTCGCCGTCCGGTCCATCATCTTTATCCTCACCGTGCTCGTTGTGCTGAGCATGGTCCTGGGACTCGACATGCTGTTGGGTGCATTCGCCGCCGGAGTCCTCTGGAAGGTCGCCATCGCGCGCGCGCCCGAGCCGGACCGGAAAGTCATTGAGGCGAAAATCGACGCCATCGCGTTCGGATTCCTGGTGCCGGTCTTCTTCATCGACACGGGCATTGACTTCGACCTGCGAGCGCTCACCGCCAGCCCTGCCGCTCTCGCACTGGTTCCCTTGTTTCTGCTCCTCCTGCTCATCATCCGAGGTCTGCCGTCGCTACTCGCTGCTCCCCCAAAGTCCAGCCGTGCCGACAAACGGGCCATCATCCTGTTTGGTGCAACAGGATTGCCGATTATCGTGGCGGTGACAGGCATTGGCCGGGACGCGGGGCTTCTCTCAGGCGGAATCGCATCCGCGCTGGTCGGCGCAGGAATGCTCTCGGTACTCCTGTTTCCGCTGCTCGCACTCCGCCAGCATCAGCGCAGACCATCAGGGACGCCGGCCCGGCAGAATGAAAGCCCCTAG
- a CDS encoding carboxypeptidase-like regulatory domain-containing protein, which produces MNEVKCSVWVILAAVLWLCGCTSPSGPVAGHSGDVAGVVLTAPVCPVERVGQECPPRPVSGAAVVALDGDAVRGSTQTDSTGAFHLTLPDGRYVIRATNVGGYASTATELVVISDRPVHITLVVDSGIR; this is translated from the coding sequence GTGAATGAGGTGAAGTGTTCCGTCTGGGTTATATTGGCCGCCGTCCTGTGGTTGTGCGGGTGCACCAGTCCAAGCGGTCCGGTCGCGGGGCATTCAGGGGATGTTGCCGGGGTGGTCCTGACCGCCCCGGTCTGTCCCGTCGAACGTGTTGGTCAGGAGTGTCCACCGCGCCCAGTATCAGGGGCCGCGGTTGTGGCCTTGGACGGGGACGCCGTCCGGGGCTCAACACAAACCGATAGCACCGGTGCCTTCCATCTGACGCTGCCTGACGGACGTTATGTGATCAGGGCGACCAACGTCGGCGGCTACGCTTCGACGGCTACCGAGCTTGTGGTCATCTCGGACAGGCCCGTTCACATCACGCTGGTTGTCGACAGCGGGATTCGCTAA
- a CDS encoding DNA polymerase IV, which produces MLHVDLDQFIAAVEVLRRPELAGKPIIVGGRGDPTERAVVSTASYEARAFGVGSGMPLRIAARKVPDAVILPVDQEAYLAASETVMATLRAQPGATVQVLGWDEAFMGTETENPEAYARQVQAAVLERTRLHCSVGIGDTLVRAKVATGFGKPAGVFRLTAGNWLDVMGSRPTKDLWGVGTKVSGRLAKLGINTVAELAASDPQNLVPEFGPRMGPWYAELGRGDGASVVDDTPWVARGHSRETTFQRDLTEPAQVDDAVRELAARVLEDVVAEGRPVVGLTLKVRYAPFVTKNHGRKIPETFDREEILARALDLAAGIEAGRPIRLLGLRAEMAMPDDARKGHTPTRGGW; this is translated from the coding sequence GTGCTGCACGTCGATCTCGACCAGTTCATCGCGGCGGTCGAAGTGCTCCGGCGGCCGGAGCTTGCGGGGAAGCCGATCATTGTCGGCGGCCGGGGCGATCCCACGGAACGAGCGGTGGTATCCACCGCTTCCTACGAAGCCAGGGCGTTCGGTGTGGGTTCCGGAATGCCCTTACGCATTGCAGCCCGGAAGGTGCCCGACGCCGTGATCCTGCCCGTCGATCAGGAGGCTTACCTCGCGGCGTCTGAAACGGTGATGGCCACGCTGCGCGCGCAACCCGGCGCCACCGTGCAGGTGCTGGGTTGGGATGAAGCCTTTATGGGCACTGAGACAGAGAATCCGGAAGCCTACGCCCGGCAAGTGCAGGCCGCTGTCCTGGAGCGAACGCGGCTTCATTGCAGCGTGGGCATCGGCGACACGCTGGTCCGAGCCAAGGTCGCCACCGGTTTCGGCAAGCCGGCCGGCGTTTTCCGTCTCACTGCCGGGAACTGGCTCGACGTTATGGGCAGCCGGCCCACCAAGGACCTGTGGGGTGTCGGAACCAAGGTGTCGGGCCGGCTGGCCAAACTCGGCATCAATACAGTGGCGGAGCTCGCCGCCTCCGACCCCCAGAACCTGGTTCCGGAGTTTGGCCCCAGGATGGGTCCTTGGTACGCGGAGCTCGGACGCGGGGATGGCGCCAGCGTTGTGGACGATACGCCGTGGGTTGCCCGCGGGCATAGCCGGGAGACCACCTTCCAGCGGGACCTGACCGAGCCCGCCCAGGTGGACGACGCCGTGAGGGAGCTGGCAGCGCGTGTCCTTGAGGATGTTGTGGCTGAAGGACGGCCCGTGGTTGGGCTGACCCTGAAGGTTCGGTACGCGCCGTTCGTGACCAAGAACCACGGGAGGAAGATTCCCGAGACCTTCGACCGGGAGGAAATCCTCGCGAGGGCTTTGGACCTCGCAGCAGGAATCGAAGCGGGCCGTCCGATTCGACTCCTCGGCCTGCGGGCCGAAATGGCCATGCCCGACGATGCCCGAAAGGGACATACGCCTACGCGAGGCGGTTGGTGA
- a CDS encoding SDR family oxidoreductase, translated as MLRILVTGGTSGIGAALVRESLRAGHTVFTTGRDAGRLAEFLHSCSGLGTVHGSVADAGDWDQTRVAVAAAVEAMGGLDVAVANAGFSAPGDLADGDPERWRDMVLTNVYGPAALAKAALPELTTNRGHFVLMGSTAGRKVYPGNLYTATKWAVTGYAESLRQQLVGTGVRVLHIAPGHVDTPLWKEAPDAAIAPESVAGAFLWALSQPAGVDVSEVAIRATGQAF; from the coding sequence ATGCTTCGCATACTCGTCACGGGCGGCACCAGCGGGATCGGTGCCGCCCTGGTCCGCGAGTCCCTCCGCGCCGGGCACACCGTGTTCACCACAGGGCGCGACGCCGGACGGCTGGCGGAGTTCCTTCACTCCTGTTCGGGCCTCGGGACTGTCCACGGCTCTGTGGCCGACGCCGGGGACTGGGATCAGACCCGCGTCGCTGTGGCTGCCGCGGTGGAGGCCATGGGCGGCCTCGACGTGGCGGTGGCCAATGCCGGGTTCTCGGCTCCCGGCGACCTGGCGGACGGCGACCCGGAGCGCTGGCGGGACATGGTGCTCACCAACGTCTACGGCCCGGCAGCCCTGGCGAAGGCTGCGCTGCCGGAGCTCACCACCAACCGCGGTCACTTCGTCCTGATGGGCAGCACGGCCGGCCGCAAGGTGTATCCGGGCAATCTGTACACCGCCACCAAATGGGCTGTCACCGGTTACGCGGAATCGCTCCGCCAGCAGCTCGTCGGCACCGGGGTCCGCGTACTGCACATTGCCCCGGGCCACGTGGACACGCCGCTGTGGAAGGAAGCACCGGACGCCGCCATCGCCCCGGAATCCGTGGCCGGGGCGTTTCTTTGGGCTTTGTCCCAGCCCGCCGGTGTCGACGTCTCAGAAGTGGCGATCCGGGCCACGGGCCAGGCCTTTTAG
- a CDS encoding NAD-dependent succinate-semialdehyde dehydrogenase gives MENTLAPALAETSVTDKEREFLATLPTQLFIDGEWTDASDGGTSAVEDPSIGATLAWIADASPADGDRALAAAARVQDSWAATPPRERGEILRRAFELVTARADDFALAMTLEMGKPLAESRGEVAYGAEFLRWFSEEAVRISGRYSTAPDGKSRLLVTKRPVGPCLFITPWNFPLAMATRKIAPAIAAGCTMVLKPANLTPLTALLLTEVFREAGLPAGVLNVIPTTRPGEVTGPLIRDSRLRKLSFTGSTGVGRQLIADSAHQVLRTSMELGGNAPFLVFEDADLDAALDGAMLAKLRNMGEACTAANRFIVHESLLGEFSRRLAERMASLKLGRGSAEGTNIGPLIDAKSRAKVDELVREAVAGGATALTGGAPSDGDGYFYPPTVLSNVPATARILHEEVFGPVAPIVSFRTEAEAIALANDTEFGLVAYAYTRDLNRGLRLSEKVDVGMFGLNTGIVSNPAAPFGGVKQSGLGREGGTEGIEEYLETRYIGIADPS, from the coding sequence GTGGAAAACACCCTTGCCCCCGCCCTGGCCGAAACGTCCGTGACCGACAAAGAGCGGGAGTTCCTCGCGACACTGCCGACGCAGCTTTTCATCGACGGCGAGTGGACGGACGCGTCCGACGGCGGCACCTCCGCCGTCGAGGATCCTTCCATCGGTGCCACCCTGGCTTGGATCGCCGACGCGTCACCGGCCGACGGCGACCGTGCGCTTGCCGCCGCCGCCCGCGTCCAGGATTCCTGGGCGGCGACCCCGCCGCGCGAACGCGGCGAGATCCTGCGCCGCGCATTCGAACTGGTCACCGCCCGGGCCGACGACTTCGCCCTGGCCATGACCCTGGAAATGGGCAAGCCGCTGGCCGAATCCCGCGGCGAAGTGGCCTACGGTGCCGAGTTCCTGCGCTGGTTCTCCGAGGAAGCTGTCCGCATTTCCGGTCGCTATTCCACGGCACCGGACGGCAAGTCCCGGCTGCTGGTGACCAAGCGCCCCGTGGGCCCGTGCCTGTTCATCACGCCGTGGAACTTCCCGCTGGCCATGGCCACCCGCAAGATCGCCCCGGCCATCGCGGCCGGCTGCACCATGGTGCTCAAGCCCGCCAACCTGACCCCGCTGACGGCGCTTCTGCTCACCGAAGTCTTCCGGGAAGCCGGCCTGCCTGCCGGCGTCCTGAACGTCATCCCCACCACCCGTCCTGGCGAGGTGACGGGTCCGCTGATCCGGGACAGCCGCCTCCGGAAGCTCTCCTTCACCGGGTCAACCGGCGTGGGCCGGCAGCTCATCGCCGACTCCGCCCACCAGGTGCTGCGGACCTCCATGGAACTCGGCGGCAACGCGCCCTTCTTGGTGTTCGAGGATGCAGACCTGGATGCCGCCTTGGACGGCGCCATGCTGGCCAAGCTGCGGAACATGGGCGAGGCCTGCACGGCCGCCAACCGCTTCATCGTGCACGAATCGCTGCTCGGCGAGTTCAGCCGGCGCCTCGCGGAACGGATGGCGTCCCTGAAGCTGGGCCGGGGCTCGGCGGAAGGCACCAACATCGGGCCGCTGATCGATGCCAAGAGCCGGGCGAAGGTGGACGAACTTGTCCGGGAGGCGGTCGCCGGGGGAGCCACGGCACTCACCGGCGGAGCGCCGTCGGACGGTGACGGGTACTTCTACCCGCCCACGGTCCTGAGCAACGTGCCCGCCACTGCGCGCATCCTGCACGAGGAGGTGTTCGGTCCGGTGGCTCCCATCGTGAGTTTCCGGACCGAAGCCGAGGCGATCGCCCTGGCCAACGACACGGAGTTCGGCCTGGTGGCCTACGCCTACACCCGCGACCTCAACCGCGGGCTGCGGCTCTCCGAAAAGGTGGACGTGGGGATGTTCGGCCTGAACACCGGCATTGTGTCCAACCCGGCGGCCCCGTTCGGCGGCGTCAAGCAGTCCGGCCTGGGCCGCGAAGGCGGCACTGAGGGCATCGAGGAGTACCTCGAGACCCGCTACATCGGCATCGCGGACCCTTCCTGA
- a CDS encoding iron-containing alcohol dehydrogenase family protein: MHTRMQIHAELASTELTLDPKPTAYFGRGRVAEVGGIVAALGGKSALIVTDPFLATTDVVAAVRTSLEAAGLSVTVFDGVTPNPTTTCVDAGSDLAAESGVDVLVPVGGGSSMDAAKGISLGAVNPARGAGLDYSNHFANPALPIVAVPTTAGTGAEVNAFGVVTDVEAHRKFYVGHESALPKAAVLDPELTLGLPPKATAATGMDALTHAIESYSSIRQNPYSDGIALQVVSMVAEFLPRAVADGTDIEARSQLLLASHIAGVGFSHTGLGLVHAIAHPLGGRFNIPHGLALCLVIEDVLRLNLRNRLDRTARLAFALGVGDTAATVEANAEAAVTAVAALAREVGMTARLADFGVTAADLDSLVEDTLADAVINNTPVPPTAVEIRTILEKAL; the protein is encoded by the coding sequence ATGCACACCCGGATGCAGATCCACGCGGAGCTCGCCTCAACCGAACTGACCCTGGACCCCAAACCCACCGCGTACTTTGGCCGCGGCCGGGTGGCCGAGGTGGGCGGCATCGTGGCCGCGCTGGGCGGGAAGTCGGCACTGATCGTCACGGACCCGTTCCTCGCCACCACCGACGTCGTGGCGGCCGTCCGCACCTCGCTCGAGGCCGCGGGACTCTCGGTCACAGTGTTCGACGGCGTCACCCCCAACCCCACCACGACGTGCGTGGATGCCGGTTCCGACCTGGCCGCGGAATCGGGCGTGGACGTGCTGGTGCCGGTGGGCGGCGGTTCCTCCATGGACGCCGCCAAGGGGATCTCCCTGGGCGCCGTGAACCCGGCCCGCGGGGCCGGCCTGGACTACAGCAACCACTTCGCCAACCCGGCGCTGCCCATCGTGGCGGTCCCGACGACGGCCGGCACCGGCGCCGAGGTCAACGCCTTCGGTGTGGTCACCGACGTCGAGGCCCACCGCAAGTTCTACGTGGGCCACGAATCCGCGCTGCCCAAGGCCGCGGTCCTGGATCCGGAGCTGACCCTGGGCCTGCCGCCGAAAGCCACGGCCGCCACCGGCATGGATGCCCTGACGCACGCGATCGAGTCCTACTCGTCCATCCGGCAGAACCCCTACTCCGACGGCATCGCCCTGCAGGTGGTGTCCATGGTGGCCGAGTTCCTGCCCCGCGCCGTGGCCGACGGCACCGACATCGAGGCCCGGTCCCAGCTGCTTCTGGCCTCGCACATTGCCGGCGTCGGCTTCTCCCATACCGGCCTGGGCCTGGTGCACGCGATCGCCCACCCGCTGGGCGGCCGCTTCAACATCCCGCACGGCCTGGCCCTCTGCCTGGTGATCGAGGACGTGCTGCGGCTGAACCTGCGCAACCGCCTGGACCGGACCGCACGCCTCGCCTTCGCGCTGGGCGTGGGGGACACGGCAGCCACGGTGGAGGCGAACGCGGAGGCGGCCGTCACCGCCGTCGCCGCCCTGGCCCGCGAAGTAGGCATGACCGCACGGCTGGCCGATTTCGGCGTCACGGCAGCGGACCTCGACTCGCTGGTGGAGGACACCCTGGCCGACGCGGTCATCAACAACACCCCGGTGCCGCCCACCGCCGTCGAAATCCGCACGATCCTCGAGAAAGCGCTCTAA
- a CDS encoding NAD(P)-dependent oxidoreductase, translating to MTATTHTPSAAAAPVQAPLLPGTARIGFIGLGNMGSGMTRNLQAAGFQLIVNDVRKESAAELLANGAEWADSAAAVAAGSDVVITMLPTPKHVETVALAPGGILDGLPDGGTWVDMSTSVPEVANRVREAGAARGIRVLDAPVSGMSVGAANGMLQIFIGGEGADVERLRPVFEAMGDPERIQHVGGHGAGYAVKLMINQLWFSHLVATAEVLSTGVKAGVDLEVLRRALIASPANSNFVENDILSILNHGDYDEGFAIALACKDLGLSVDLARSVGVPVELSSLVEQLYRRAKALYGDKAGEMTPVKLYEDAIGVQLRTAAATEATPAKGA from the coding sequence ATGACTGCAACAACCCACACCCCCTCCGCCGCCGCGGCACCAGTGCAAGCGCCCCTGCTGCCCGGAACCGCCCGCATCGGCTTCATCGGCCTGGGCAACATGGGCTCCGGCATGACCCGGAACCTGCAGGCCGCCGGCTTCCAGCTGATCGTCAACGACGTCCGCAAGGAATCCGCCGCGGAACTCCTCGCCAACGGCGCCGAGTGGGCGGACAGCGCCGCGGCCGTCGCCGCCGGCTCCGACGTCGTCATCACGATGCTGCCCACGCCCAAGCACGTCGAGACGGTCGCCCTGGCGCCCGGCGGCATCCTGGACGGACTGCCCGACGGCGGCACCTGGGTGGACATGTCCACGTCCGTCCCCGAGGTGGCCAACCGCGTCCGCGAGGCCGGCGCCGCCCGCGGCATCCGCGTCCTGGACGCCCCCGTCAGCGGCATGTCCGTGGGCGCAGCCAACGGCATGCTGCAGATCTTCATCGGTGGCGAGGGCGCCGACGTCGAACGCCTCCGCCCCGTCTTCGAAGCCATGGGCGATCCGGAACGGATCCAGCATGTGGGCGGCCACGGTGCCGGCTACGCCGTGAAACTCATGATCAACCAGCTGTGGTTCTCCCACCTGGTGGCCACCGCAGAGGTCCTGAGCACCGGCGTCAAAGCCGGCGTGGACCTCGAAGTCCTCCGCCGGGCCCTCATCGCCAGCCCGGCCAACTCCAACTTCGTCGAAAACGACATCCTGTCCATCCTCAACCACGGCGACTACGACGAAGGCTTCGCGATCGCCCTCGCCTGCAAGGACCTGGGCCTCTCCGTGGACCTGGCCCGCTCGGTGGGCGTCCCGGTGGAACTGTCCTCCCTGGTGGAGCAGCTCTACCGCCGGGCCAAGGCCCTCTACGGCGACAAAGCCGGCGAAATGACCCCCGTGAAACTTTACGAAGACGCCATCGGCGTGCAGCTGCGGACCGCAGCCGCTACCGAGGCCACCCCGGCAAAAGGAGCCTGA
- a CDS encoding aldehyde dehydrogenase, which translates to MTATKNDWIQRAAAQRPATGLYIDGGFRDARSGCTFPTVSPRDGSVTAQVAAAGEQDVDDAVQAAHRTFESGVWSRTDRRHRQAVLTRLADLILENLEELALLESTDAGHPISDALGVDVPSCARTFRWYAEALDKVYDDVAPTPRSALAVISREPLGVIGAVVPWNYPLIITAWKVAPALAAGNSVVLKPSEQTSLSALRLAELASEAGVPDGVFNVIPGLGEVAGAALGRHPLVDKITFTGSPEVGRYFQRYASESNGKQVALELGGKSPQVVLHDVGDIAACASAVAWGIFYNAGQTCHGGSRLLVDERVHDELLEEVIKVGRSLQLGDPLDPATQIGAIIDDRQLESILGYYAVAEDEGIVVASGGTRVRPAGVENGFYLEPTVLDRVNNAGRIGQEEIFGPVLAVSTFRGAAEGIRMANDSKYGLAASVWTQDITKAHTAARELRAGTVWVNTFDVADIITPFGGFKESGFGRDRSLHALDAYSALKTTWINLGDAALDDA; encoded by the coding sequence ATGACAGCAACAAAGAACGACTGGATCCAGCGGGCCGCCGCCCAGCGCCCGGCCACGGGACTGTACATCGACGGCGGCTTCCGGGACGCCCGCAGCGGCTGCACCTTCCCCACGGTGTCGCCGCGGGACGGTTCCGTCACCGCCCAAGTGGCGGCTGCGGGGGAGCAGGACGTGGACGACGCCGTGCAGGCTGCCCACCGCACCTTCGAATCGGGCGTGTGGTCGCGGACGGACCGCCGCCACCGGCAAGCCGTCCTCACGCGGCTCGCCGACCTCATCCTGGAAAACCTCGAGGAACTCGCGCTCCTCGAGTCCACGGACGCAGGCCACCCGATCAGCGACGCGCTCGGCGTCGACGTGCCCAGCTGCGCCCGCACGTTCCGCTGGTACGCCGAGGCCCTGGACAAGGTCTACGACGACGTCGCACCCACCCCGCGCAGTGCCTTGGCAGTCATCTCGCGGGAGCCGCTCGGCGTGATCGGCGCCGTGGTCCCGTGGAACTACCCGCTGATCATCACGGCCTGGAAGGTGGCCCCGGCCCTCGCGGCCGGCAACTCGGTGGTCCTCAAACCCTCCGAGCAGACAAGCCTCAGCGCCCTCCGCCTGGCCGAACTTGCCAGCGAGGCCGGCGTCCCGGACGGCGTCTTCAACGTCATCCCCGGCCTCGGCGAAGTGGCCGGCGCCGCCCTGGGCCGCCACCCTCTGGTGGACAAGATCACCTTCACCGGATCCCCGGAGGTGGGCCGGTACTTCCAGCGCTACGCCTCCGAATCCAACGGCAAGCAGGTGGCCCTGGAACTCGGCGGCAAGTCGCCGCAGGTAGTGCTGCACGACGTCGGCGACATCGCCGCGTGCGCGTCCGCCGTCGCCTGGGGCATCTTCTACAACGCCGGCCAGACCTGCCACGGCGGCTCCCGCCTGCTGGTGGACGAACGCGTCCACGACGAACTGCTCGAAGAGGTCATCAAGGTGGGCCGCTCGCTCCAGCTCGGCGACCCGCTGGACCCCGCCACGCAGATCGGTGCGATCATCGATGACCGGCAGCTTGAGAGCATCCTCGGCTACTACGCCGTCGCAGAAGACGAGGGCATCGTCGTCGCCAGCGGCGGCACCAGAGTCCGGCCGGCCGGCGTCGAAAACGGCTTCTACCTGGAGCCCACGGTCCTGGACCGCGTCAACAACGCCGGACGCATCGGCCAGGAGGAAATCTTCGGTCCGGTCCTGGCCGTCAGCACGTTCCGCGGCGCCGCCGAGGGCATCCGGATGGCCAACGACAGCAAATACGGGCTCGCCGCGAGCGTCTGGACGCAGGACATCACCAAGGCCCACACTGCGGCGCGCGAACTGCGCGCCGGGACCGTCTGGGTGAACACCTTCGACGTCGCGGACATCATCACACCCTTCGGCGGCTTCAAGGAATCCGGCTTCGGCAGGGACCGCTCGCTGCACGCACTGGACGCCTACTCCGCCCTCAAAACCACCTGGATCAACCTGGGCGACGCCGCCCTGGACGACGCCTGA